GGCAAGGCAACGAATCCAATACCTGGAACAGTATTATTGAATTTTGGGTACACGAGAATTAAAAATGACGTAGGATAAAATTAAAGAAATTTAGAGAGTCAAATATAATATGCGCTCATTATAAAGCTGGAATGAGTGCATATTATATTTAAGATAACTGAGTTGTGTGATACGACAATTATAATATGCGGGATCACATATTTATCCATACGAATTTAAAAATATCTCGGGGGTTATAAAAAGAAAAAGCCACATTTATCCATGGGATGTAAGTGTAAGTTGAGTTGATTATGGAATCATCAGTTAACTGATGAAGATAAGATAATTGATTGGGTGCAATGTAATGATTTGATAATGATGAGGTTCGTTTGAATTATAACAACTGTTTCACAAAACTCGTATTTTGTACATATGTCTGTTTGTGGGTTTCTAAGTCTTGGTTCCTTAAAACAAAAAAAGCCGCTATAATAGATAGCGACTTTATGGGCTGACCGACTGAGCTCCCCTGTTCATCATAACTGTATTGCTGTATTCTCTGACCAGATTGGTCTTTCACTTCAACTAATTGATTCAGGCATCATAAATATACGTTTGTTTGCCATCGTCCTTTTCCATTGACAGATGTCAACTGATTGGCGTTAAGAATAACATCTGCCTCCTTTTTAAAAGGCACATAGGAGGCCCTTTGACCGCAAAAAGGCAAATTCTATCTTGGTAATTCCCTATTTGTACATACGAGAGGTAACCACTTGTGGGAGCGATGCCCTTCACACTTTACCTGTTTTCTTGGATCTGAAAATCATGAAACTAATCGCAGCCAAAACCCACACACCAATGCCACCATAGAGCATTACCAAGCCAAAGCCGTGCACAAGAGCTTTATGGACCAAGGCTCCTGACGTATCTAGAGAGGACAGTTCTGGAAAACTCTGCTTGAGAGATGTAAAATTTCCGGCCGCTATTTTCTCAGCTAAAGTCCGCAATTTCGTTGTATCGAAAATCCCATGAAGTGCTCCCTTCAAATAAGACAAAATACCATTCTGCAAAATGAATCCCATAACAGCGATGTTAATAGCTAGACTGATCAATCTGGCACTCATGTCTATACCCGAAGCCATGCCTGCACGTGTAATCGAAACCGAGCCAGTCGTCGTGTTGGTTACAGGCGTGTTCGTCAATCCCAGCCCGATACCAGCCAGCAGAGAACCTGGAAGCATGGTTAGCCAGTTGGCGTTATCTCCTCCACTACCATATTTCATTAAAATGAAGCCCGTACCGATGATGAACAAGCCCAATGGAATAACTATACGCGGCTGATAACGGAGCGAAAGGCGCTCTGCCAAGGGAGGGATCACCAAGGTTGGCAGAGCATAAGCCAAGAGAGACAGACCAGCAGCTACAATGCCATAACCAAGACCGCTCTGAAAATAAATCGGCAGATAGATCATGAACGGCCAGAAACTGAAATTCATGCCGATAGAGCCAAGAAGAGCACCGGAAAAATTACGTATCTTGAATACGGAAAAGTCGAACATCGGATGGGCGCTAAGCGTTTCCGCAAAAAGAAAAATAATGAAGCTTATTGATGCTGCAACAAGAACGCCTATGGATACTACGCTAGTAAAGCCATGTTCGGTTCCTTGAGTGATAAAGTATGACAGACCAAAAACCGTCAACGAAAGCGTGACGATGCCAATAATATCTAGTTTTTCCGCATGAGGATCGCTTGATTCATCCACACCGCCAAAAACAAGGATCAATGTGAGGATAGTCAGTGGGACGTGGATCAGGAAAACCCAATGCCAGTTTAATACGGCCACAATCATCCCCCCAATAATGGGTCCAAAACCAAGGCCGATACCAAATACGATCCCCCATACTGCAAAGGCTTTGCTACGCTCCCGCTCCTCCTGAAACCGATGCGAAAGAATTGCAATCTGGCAAATCTGCATTGCACCCGCACCCACACCTTGAAGAAATCGACTGATGATTAGAACCGATGTGTTTTGTGCCAAGCCACAAATCAAAGATGTAATACCAAACAAGACGAGGCTAATAATAAAAATACGTCTCCTTCCATAACGGTCAGCCAGCGTTCCCACTGCCATCAGAACCGTCGCACAGGCAATGGTGTAGGCGTTCATAATCCATTGCATATCCTTGAGGTTTCCATGCAGTACCTTTTCCAAGGTAGGCAGAATTACTGGCACACTGGAAATTTCGAGGCCAAACATTAGTGCGGACAAACATATCGCAGCCAATGCGATTATATTTTTGCTAGAATGGGAAATAGTCATTGAAAGTACCCTCCAATATAAACACGTACATATAACTCTTCTGTAATTACTTTATTTATTTCATATCTACTCATTGCTTGCCATCCTCTCTGACTTCTCATGTATAATTTACGTGTGTCTTATTATA
This window of the Paenibacillus marchantiae genome carries:
- a CDS encoding MFS transporter, which encodes MTISHSSKNIIALAAICLSALMFGLEISSVPVILPTLEKVLHGNLKDMQWIMNAYTIACATVLMAVGTLADRYGRRRIFIISLVLFGITSLICGLAQNTSVLIISRFLQGVGAGAMQICQIAILSHRFQEERERSKAFAVWGIVFGIGLGFGPIIGGMIVAVLNWHWVFLIHVPLTILTLILVFGGVDESSDPHAEKLDIIGIVTLSLTVFGLSYFITQGTEHGFTSVVSIGVLVAASISFIIFLFAETLSAHPMFDFSVFKIRNFSGALLGSIGMNFSFWPFMIYLPIYFQSGLGYGIVAAGLSLLAYALPTLVIPPLAERLSLRYQPRIVIPLGLFIIGTGFILMKYGSGGDNANWLTMLPGSLLAGIGLGLTNTPVTNTTTGSVSITRAGMASGIDMSARLISLAINIAVMGFILQNGILSYLKGALHGIFDTTKLRTLAEKIAAGNFTSLKQSFPELSSLDTSGALVHKALVHGFGLVMLYGGIGVWVLAAISFMIFRSKKTGKV